The following are encoded in a window of Carassius auratus strain Wakin unplaced genomic scaffold, ASM336829v1 scaf_tig00006772, whole genome shotgun sequence genomic DNA:
- the LOC113071285 gene encoding uncharacterized protein LOC113071285 isoform X2 — protein sequence MVYYCVCGGCKNSSKTGHRVHCFPKDKGIFRSWVQFVKIRRADFSASSVTAYSRICSAHFKEEDYHSGDAKMVALSLKSMRMAKLIPTAVPSVNANLSACPVPRSRDTVCRKRYIATMMTDTSQQETVDSVDTVESVDPGDQPLSSSTSDAVTQCYLKPPRWSRAVQVNLKPKMVSVGTQTSFSPQTSTPLASPEQTDDDDDDNASVVSDLSWVPEEPMHEEDLFDEEPPYACDPHHNGIDKFIVCQEELMGLFAICPACCERSDSSIVQQEGTFVKIKQVCASCGYHRFWQNQPMLHRNMPTCNLLLSGAIHFTGCLATQTLRMLTLFGLQCISASSFFRHQRRYTIPVIVQAWQNDQAKNFSDLRAMDGGLVLAGDCRSDSPGHCAKYGSYSLIEDRVNKVVDVQLVQSSEVPNSSWCELEGLKRSVDLLRGKDLHLATLITDRHRQVAKWVREELSPEGTRHYFDVWHIAKSLGKALDAASKECDQLQLWRPAIVIHLYWTAASTPDGNPAVMEAKWRSLVNHIQDIHDHDTPAFSSCAHGPLDGDQRNKEWLDPGSLAAVKLENIIMRTALLKDVRQLSPQHQTFSLEAYHSLILHFAPKHTGFSYLGMYSRLLLAALHYNHNANRETARRSDGTEKYCVRYPRFRKGAHVVLPIKEAASYGYATSLMKALRESYTNSPSALRETSPMI from the exons ATGGTTTATTACTGTGTTTGTGGCGGGTGCAAGAACTCCAGCAAAACTGGACATAGGGTCCATTGTTTCCCCAAGGACAAAGGGATCTTCCGAAGCTGGGTGCAATTTGTCAAGATTAGGCGGGCAGATTTTTCAGCTAGCTCTGTCACCGCCTACTCGAGAATATGCAGCGCGCATTTCAAGGAGGAGGATTACCACTCAGGGGATGCCAAGATGGTCGCACTTTCTTTAAAAAGTATGAGGATGGCTAAGTTAATTCCTACCGCCGTGCCGTCTGTGAATGCAAACCTCTCTGCTTGTCCTGTCCCGAGGTCGAGAGACACCGTCTGCCGCAAGCGATATATTGCCACG ATGATGACAGATACCTCACAGCAGGAGACCGTGGACAGTGTAGACACTGTGGAGAGTGTCGATCCTGGCGATCAGCCCTTGTCCTCCTCCACTTCTGACGCTGTGACACAGTGTTATTTGAAGCCCCCCCGATGGTCTCGCG CTGTGCAGGTTAACCTGAAGCCCAAGATGGTCAGCGTGGGTACACAGACGTCTTTCAGCCCACAAACCTCCACTCCCCTCGCTAGTCCTGAAcagacagatgatgatgatgatgataatgcatCTGTCGTTAGTGACTTATCGTGGGTGCCCGAAGAGCCGATGCATGAGGAGGACTTGTTTGATGAGGAGCCACCTTACGCGTGTGACCCCCACCACAA tggcATTGACAAATTCATTGTTTGCCAAGAGGAGCTGATGGGCCTTTTTGCCATCTGTCCGGCCTGTTGTGAGAGGTCAGATAGTAGCATCGTGCAGCAGGAAGGAACTTTTGTTAAGATCAAGCAG GTCTGTGCATCATGTGGCTACCACCGTTTCTGGCAAAACCAACCAATGCTCCACAGGAACATGCCGACCTGCAACCTCCTGTTAAGTGGGGCCATTCATTTCACTGGATGTTTGGCCACCCAGACATTAAGAATGTTGACTCTGTTTGGCCTGCAGTGCATCAGTGCGAGCAGTTTCTTTCGCCATCAGCGCCGCTACACTATCCCTGTAATCGTTCAGGCCTGGCAAAATGATCAAGCAAAGAATTTTAGTGACCTACGGGCAATGGATGGTGGGCTAGTTCTTGCTGGTGACTGCAG GTCAGATTCTCCTGGGCACTGCGCGAAGTATGGATCCTACTCTCTGATAGAGGACAGAGTGAACAAGGTGGTGGATGTTCAGCTTGTTCAG AGCTCAGAGGTCCCCAACAGCTCATGGTGTGAGCTTGAAGGGCTCAAGCGCAGTGTTGACCTGCTGAGGGGAAAGGACCTGCATTTGGCAACGCTGATCACGGACCGTCATCGCCag GTTGCCAAATGGGTGAGAGAGGAGCTGAGCCCTGAAGGCACACGGCATTATTTTGATGTGTGGCACATTGCCAAAA GTCTGGGGAAGGCATTGGATGCAGCTTCAAAAGAGTGTGACCAACTACAGTTGTGGAGGCCTGCTATAGTGATTCACCTCTATTGGACTGCAGCCTCAACCCCAGATGGCAACCCAGCGGTCATGGAGGCCAAATGGAGAAGTTTAGTCAACCACATCCAGGACATTCATGACCATGACACCCCTGCCTTCTCCAGTTGTGCCCATGGCCCTCTAGACGGGGATCAGCGCAACAAAGAGTGGTTGGACCCAG GCTCATTGGCAGCAGTAAAGTTGGAGAACATAATCATGAGGACTGCCTTACTGAAGGATGTTCGACAGCTGTCTCCACAGCACCAGACCTTCTCCCTTGAGGCTTACCACTCCCTCATCTTGCACTTCGCGCCCAAGCACACAGGGTTTTCATACCTTGGGATGTATAGCAG GCTTCTCTTAGCGGCGCTGCATTATAATCACAATGCCAACCGTGAGACAGCACGGAGAAGTGATGGGACGGAGAAGTACTGCGTGCGGTATCCGCGCTTCAGAAAAGGTGCCCATGTGGTGCTTCCCATCAAAGAGGCAGCCTCATACG GTTATGCAACATCATTAATGAAGGCCCTTCGGGAAAGCTACACCAATTCACCTTCAGCTCTTCGAGAG acaAGTCCAATGATTTAG
- the LOC113071285 gene encoding uncharacterized protein LOC113071285 isoform X1 produces MVYYCVCGGCKNSSKTGHRVHCFPKDKGIFRSWVQFVKIRRADFSASSVTAYSRICSAHFKEEDYHSGDAKMVALSLKSMRMAKLIPTAVPSVNANLSACPVPRSRDTVCRKRYIATMMTDTSQQETVDSVDTVESVDPGDQPLSSSTSDAVTQCYLKPPRWSRAVQVNLKPKMVSVGTQTSFSPQTSTPLASPEQTDDDDDDNASVVSDLSWVPEEPMHEEDLFDEEPPYACDPHHNGIDKFIVCQEELMGLFAICPACCERSDSSIVQQEGTFVKIKQVCASCGYHRFWQNQPMLHRNMPTCNLLLSGAIHFTGCLATQTLRMLTLFGLQCISASSFFRHQRRYTIPVIVQAWQNDQAKNFSDLRAMDGGLVLAGDCRSDSPGHCAKYGSYSLIEDRVNKVVDVQLVQSSEVPNSSWCELEGLKRSVDLLRGKDLHLATLITDRHRQVAKWVREELSPEGTRHYFDVWHIAKSLGKALDAASKECDQLQLWRPAIVIHLYWTAASTPDGNPAVMEAKWRSLVNHIQDIHDHDTPAFSSCAHGPLDGDQRNKEWLDPGSLAAVKLENIIMRTALLKDVRQLSPQHQTFSLEAYHSLILHFAPKHTGFSYLGMYSRLLLAALHYNHNANRETARRSDGTEKYCVRYPRFRKGAHVVLPIKEAASYGYATSLMKALRESYTNSPSALREVSDNLSSDAPAPIAKSFEQVPKEEAVSLYLARQSRYKKT; encoded by the exons ATGGTTTATTACTGTGTTTGTGGCGGGTGCAAGAACTCCAGCAAAACTGGACATAGGGTCCATTGTTTCCCCAAGGACAAAGGGATCTTCCGAAGCTGGGTGCAATTTGTCAAGATTAGGCGGGCAGATTTTTCAGCTAGCTCTGTCACCGCCTACTCGAGAATATGCAGCGCGCATTTCAAGGAGGAGGATTACCACTCAGGGGATGCCAAGATGGTCGCACTTTCTTTAAAAAGTATGAGGATGGCTAAGTTAATTCCTACCGCCGTGCCGTCTGTGAATGCAAACCTCTCTGCTTGTCCTGTCCCGAGGTCGAGAGACACCGTCTGCCGCAAGCGATATATTGCCACG ATGATGACAGATACCTCACAGCAGGAGACCGTGGACAGTGTAGACACTGTGGAGAGTGTCGATCCTGGCGATCAGCCCTTGTCCTCCTCCACTTCTGACGCTGTGACACAGTGTTATTTGAAGCCCCCCCGATGGTCTCGCG CTGTGCAGGTTAACCTGAAGCCCAAGATGGTCAGCGTGGGTACACAGACGTCTTTCAGCCCACAAACCTCCACTCCCCTCGCTAGTCCTGAAcagacagatgatgatgatgatgataatgcatCTGTCGTTAGTGACTTATCGTGGGTGCCCGAAGAGCCGATGCATGAGGAGGACTTGTTTGATGAGGAGCCACCTTACGCGTGTGACCCCCACCACAA tggcATTGACAAATTCATTGTTTGCCAAGAGGAGCTGATGGGCCTTTTTGCCATCTGTCCGGCCTGTTGTGAGAGGTCAGATAGTAGCATCGTGCAGCAGGAAGGAACTTTTGTTAAGATCAAGCAG GTCTGTGCATCATGTGGCTACCACCGTTTCTGGCAAAACCAACCAATGCTCCACAGGAACATGCCGACCTGCAACCTCCTGTTAAGTGGGGCCATTCATTTCACTGGATGTTTGGCCACCCAGACATTAAGAATGTTGACTCTGTTTGGCCTGCAGTGCATCAGTGCGAGCAGTTTCTTTCGCCATCAGCGCCGCTACACTATCCCTGTAATCGTTCAGGCCTGGCAAAATGATCAAGCAAAGAATTTTAGTGACCTACGGGCAATGGATGGTGGGCTAGTTCTTGCTGGTGACTGCAG GTCAGATTCTCCTGGGCACTGCGCGAAGTATGGATCCTACTCTCTGATAGAGGACAGAGTGAACAAGGTGGTGGATGTTCAGCTTGTTCAG AGCTCAGAGGTCCCCAACAGCTCATGGTGTGAGCTTGAAGGGCTCAAGCGCAGTGTTGACCTGCTGAGGGGAAAGGACCTGCATTTGGCAACGCTGATCACGGACCGTCATCGCCag GTTGCCAAATGGGTGAGAGAGGAGCTGAGCCCTGAAGGCACACGGCATTATTTTGATGTGTGGCACATTGCCAAAA GTCTGGGGAAGGCATTGGATGCAGCTTCAAAAGAGTGTGACCAACTACAGTTGTGGAGGCCTGCTATAGTGATTCACCTCTATTGGACTGCAGCCTCAACCCCAGATGGCAACCCAGCGGTCATGGAGGCCAAATGGAGAAGTTTAGTCAACCACATCCAGGACATTCATGACCATGACACCCCTGCCTTCTCCAGTTGTGCCCATGGCCCTCTAGACGGGGATCAGCGCAACAAAGAGTGGTTGGACCCAG GCTCATTGGCAGCAGTAAAGTTGGAGAACATAATCATGAGGACTGCCTTACTGAAGGATGTTCGACAGCTGTCTCCACAGCACCAGACCTTCTCCCTTGAGGCTTACCACTCCCTCATCTTGCACTTCGCGCCCAAGCACACAGGGTTTTCATACCTTGGGATGTATAGCAG GCTTCTCTTAGCGGCGCTGCATTATAATCACAATGCCAACCGTGAGACAGCACGGAGAAGTGATGGGACGGAGAAGTACTGCGTGCGGTATCCGCGCTTCAGAAAAGGTGCCCATGTGGTGCTTCCCATCAAAGAGGCAGCCTCATACG GTTATGCAACATCATTAATGAAGGCCCTTCGGGAAAGCTACACCAATTCACCTTCAGCTCTTCGAGAGGTTAGCGACAATTTATCCTCCGATGCACCTGCCCCCATCGCCAAATCCTTCGAACAGGTTCCGAAGGAGGAGGCCGTCAGCCTCTACCTAGCCCGGCAGTCACGTTACAAAAAAAcctaa